In Penaeus monodon isolate SGIC_2016 chromosome 7, NSTDA_Pmon_1, whole genome shotgun sequence, the genomic stretch atggtaaaaataacaacaatggaattaaaaggataaaaataatagtaataataatgatattaattataataatgacaataataatgataatgataatgataatggaaataataaaatcaataattataaaagactcatcatcaataacggtatgctcatgtttgagcagccgtggacctctccaccttccttcgccacttaactcgatcttgcgcttttctttccacttgtaccatcgtcagcccgcaaatatctttgatgttgtcgctcagtcttgtcttcggtttgcctcttcctctgtttcctatcaccatccctgtcagcaagtctttctcaatacttttacttctcatcacatgaccaataaactttagtttccttttgttcaagatgtccaacagccagtctttacaatttatttttctcagcacttcatcattcgctttcttttctgtccaattaatacgtagtactcgtctgtaacactacATTTCAATAAaagacttcttcttcttttaacggtaggttcatgtctgagccgccgtggtcacagcatgatacttaattttttcatgctgtgatgctcttggattgagtacgtggtagggtccccagttcctttccacggagagtgccggtgttacctttttaggtaatcattctctctattttatccgggcttgggaccagcacggacttgggctggcccgcccacccagcggctaggcaggcaatcgaggtgaagctccttgcccaagggaacaacgcgccggccggtgactcgaaccctcgaactcagattgccgtcgtgacagtcccgagtccgacgctccaaccactcggccaccgcggccttgacgatcatgggtttccatgatttttcttggcaatttagagcgttaaTAAAAGActagttatagcaataataattaatgtattagtaatggtaatgataacgataataataacggtaatgaatattataatgatgatgattattaatgtcattatcattgttattaatattattatcattatcattattattgtcattatcatcattaatatcattattgttattattattattattattattattattattattattattattattatcataattgttatcattactatcgttatcattattacttttaaaacaataatgataataatgataatgataataataataataataataataacaataataataataataataataataataataataatgataataataataaaaataataataccattaataaaaaagacaacaacaacaacaaaaaataacaatgataataataacaataataataataataataataataataataataataattatgataatcataataataataataagaataagaataagaataatagtaacaacaacaacaacaataatgataatgaataataataataataataatataataataataatattagcaataataataattatagtaataataataataatacaaataatacaaaaataataataatcataataataataataataataatgataataataacaataataagaataagaataagagtcaaaataagaagaataatgataatgaataataataataaaaataataatagtaataataataataataataataataataataataatgataataataataataataataataataataataataataataataataacaacaacaacaacaacaacaataataataataataataataataataataataataataataatgataataataataataaatggatacagaagctggatttggaaattacagttgaaatgttacaaaaaccttgtttactaggaacagcaagaataattcgaaaactactggacatgaagtgaaaagtaaaagagaaagaagctacaatacctaagaccactggttgtggtccgctactgcagctcattcaccaagatataagaccaatcttgagagtaccagaagtaataataataatcataataataataataataacaacaacaacaacagcattaataataataataataataataataatgataataatattaataacgataataataagaatgatagatatgataatcataatgatgatgatgatgataatgacgatgatgatgatgataatggtgtagtagtaatagtagtagtagcttcatactactactaatactactactctgATTACTAGTCTTACTACAACTACTAGGACTTTGACAATACTGCCATTTTgacttttattgttactgttatcattgttattgttaacagtATTATTTTCTACATCtgaattgttgcttttgttagTATCTTCTATatgatattatccttattattatgattatttttattgtccttaGGAAAGGCTTCctgagatatatttataaatgttttagtAGTTTCTGTGAAGACTCACTCAATTAGGATAAGTTTATATCTGCAATAAGTAATTTTTACTCTTTACGACGTGAAGAAGTGACCGACCTCGTGATACAGAGAAAGTAGATTGAAAGAAATAGAACATAAAAATGTAGCTGAAAAGGATTTCATAAAATTATGCAAGTATTTTCTTGATGAAAGACATGTTTATATCTCTGAACAAGCAACATGTTACGCACTGAAGTCTGTACAGGAAATGAACGTGGCATCGTACAAGAAGCAGAGGAGGCCATTCTTGTCCTTCTTCATTTACTCCGTCGTATGCTAGCGAGGAATCGATTCAGCCGAGATGACGTCATGAACCTGAAGGCGTTTCATTGGCGGAGGGAGGACGTGTGTGGGTTCCTCGGCAGTATAAAAGAAGCTGGAGGAGGCTGAACGTGGTCTCAGGATCTTGGCAGTCCTTCGTGTCTCAACGTGTTCTTCGGCGAGTATCACAAGCCAGACATCGGGTTGAGAGCTTTCGTgggtattttcattttcttttcttcctatttatcGCGGCATCTCCTATATACTGTAAAATTTACTGTGTGCACGAAAAGCATATAATAATACTTGCAACTGGATAATCTTAATGTCTTAAGTGTCCTCAAAGTGTACAAATTTTCATTCTTAATGGTTTTAGGGCTTGGGTGTGATGATGGGAGAACGGACGTCCCCGAGGACTCTGTTGCTCCTCCTCGTAGGCGTCTTCGTGTTCCACCTCGCCTCGACCCTCGAGCATGACCTCAGCCCTCCTTGGACATCGGGCCTTCAACCTCCGACGTACGTATTGCGAGGCTTGCAGACCCTGTTCATTTTAGTTTACTGTGTACCAAAATCCTTATTTATGACATTGAATTCATTATGTATGCTGTAGTATTTAAATGGTATGAAATTAAgctttgtaataataaaaaaggaagcattttttatatgaattgtaATCTTTTTTTAACTCTCCATATTTTATGgtttgtatatttttcattaGCTTGTTTATCctaaatttccccttccctccagttTATCATAAACATTCGCATATTCTTTGTGCAGACTGTCTGACTCCTGTCTATGGAAGGATAGCAGAAAAGATCAACTGCATCAGAAAAACAGTCCCATAAAACCTGATACTCAAAACACAGAAGTAAACCATCTTAGTTCCCAGCGCTTAGGAGGACAACGCCTTCAGAGAACCAATGAAGAGCGCCAGTGGCCCTACAGGCAGTTAGCTTCACGAAGAGCTTCTGAAGAACGTCTAGATTCCAGGAGAGTTTCTGATGAACGACGTCTGGATTCCAGGAGAGCTTCTGAAGAACGGCGTCTTGATTCCAGGAGAGCTTCTGAAGAACGTCTGGATTCCAGGAGAGCTTCTGAAGAACGACGTCTAGATTCCAGGAGAGCTTCTGAAGAACGACGTCTTGATTCCAGGAGAGCCTCGGAAGAACGTCTTGATTCCAGGAGAGCTTCTGAAGAACGACGTCTGGATTCCAGGAGAGCTTCTGAAGAACGACGTCTGGATTCCAGGAGAGCCTCGGAAGAACGTCTTGATTCCAGGAGAGTTCTGAAGAACGACGTCTGGATTCCAGGAGAGCTTCTGAAGAACGACGTCTGGATTCCAGGAGAGCCTCTGAAGAACGTCTAGATTCCAGGAGAGCTTCTGAAGAACGGCGTCTGGATTCCAGGAGAGCTTCTGAAGAGCGACGTCTTGATTCTAGGAGAGCTTCTGAAGAACGACGTTTAGATTCTAGGAGAGCTTCTGAACAAAGTCTTGATTCCAGGAGAGCTTCTGAGGAACGACGTCTGGATTCCAGGAGAGCTGAAGAACGTTTAGATTCCAGGAGAGCTTCTGAAGAACGACGTCTTGATTCTAAGAGAGCTTTTGAAGAACGTCTAGATTCCAGGAGAGCTTCTGAAGAACGACGTCTTGATTCTAAGAGAGCTTTTGAAGAACGTTTAGATTCCAGGAGAGCTTCTGAAGAACGACGTCTTGATTCCAGGAGAGCTTTTGAAGAACGTCTGGATTCCAGGAGAGCTTCTGAAGAACGACGTCTGGATTCCAGGAGAGCTTCTGAAGAACGACGTCTGGATTCCAGGAGAGCCTCGGAAGAACGTCTGGATTCCAGGAGAGCTTCTGAAGAACGACGTCTGGATTCCAGGAGAACCTCGGAAGAACGTCTAGATTCCAGGAAAGGCTTTGAGGAACGACGTCTAGATGCCAGGAGAGCCTCTGGGGAACGTCTGGATTCCAGGAGATCATTTGACGGACGACAATTGGATTCTAGAATACTTGTGAAAGGAAACCATTTGGATTGTGCAAACGAACATTCCAGGAGGACCTCCAGAGAACATCAAACAGGATTGAGAGGACTTTCCGGTGATCACTTACATGGAGGCTTGAGGTTGAATAAACTCGATTTCTCGATTCACAAGGTAAGTTTTGTAATAACTGAAAATTAGTCCTAAAACACCCTATATTCTGATAATCCCATATCTG encodes the following:
- the LOC119575398 gene encoding trichohyalin-like; the encoded protein is MMGERTSPRTLLLLLVGVFVFHLASTLEHDLSPPWTSGLQPPTLSDSCLWKDSRKDQLHQKNSPIKPDTQNTEVNHLSSQRLGGQRLQRTNEERQWPYRQLASRRASEERLDSRRVSDERRLDSRRASEERRLDSRRASEERLDSRRASEERRLDSRRASEERRLDSRRASEERLDSRRASEERRLDSRRASEERQRRLDSRRASEERRLDSRRASEERLDSRRASEERRLDSRRASEERRLDSRRASEERRLDSRRASEQSLDSRRASEERRLDSRRAEERLDSRRASEERRLDSKRAFEERLDSRRASEERRLDSKRAFEERLDSRRASEERRLDSRRAFEERLDSRRASEERRLDSRRASEERRLDSRRASEERLDSRRASEERRLDSRRTSEERLDSRKGFEERRLDARRASGERLDSRRSFDGRQLDSRILVKGNHLDCANEHSRRTSREHQTGLRGLSGDHLHGGLRLNKLDFSIHKIPDQSDTITFSAKRASHSIIENGKEEWSTSDMVVKGLWTGLATLALYHTRHAPVSKLTSC